A part of Thermotoga petrophila RKU-1 genomic DNA contains:
- a CDS encoding anthranilate synthase component I family protein encodes MHVLKLVSDLETPVSTFMKVSRGEEFAFLLESVELGSAFGRHSFIGIGKKDVLVFEKGILRTSNQQLDYTSSPLKAIKDWLEVYRYNVKHDELPSFRGGAVGFVSYDYISYIEKVKVRASVFPTFYFVVPEHLIIFDHLKNNVFIISDSPEELASKVLSPFEEEPEKNVFVTEPESNFEREQFYKVVEKAKKYIVEGDIFQVVLSQAFTFKTTLDPFYIYRALRMINPSPYMFYLKFGDTVVLGSSPETMAKVEGDKATVKPIAGTRPRGRTVEEDLKLERELLNDEKEIAEHVMLVDLGRNDLGRVCKEGTVRVEKKMVIERYSHVMHIVSQVSGELKDDKDAVDVFEATFPAGTVSGAPKVRAMEIIEELEPTPRGPYAGAVGYFSFPDDKGKMNMDSAITIRSFFFKGKQGWLQAGAGIVYDSVPEREYQETLNKLRALFRSLEVAQKIQGGLF; translated from the coding sequence CAGAGGAGAAGAATTCGCTTTCCTGCTTGAAAGCGTGGAGCTCGGTTCCGCTTTCGGAAGGCATTCCTTCATAGGTATAGGAAAAAAAGACGTGCTCGTTTTCGAAAAGGGAATCTTGAGAACTTCGAATCAGCAGCTCGATTATACTTCCTCTCCTCTCAAAGCGATAAAAGACTGGCTTGAGGTCTATAGATACAACGTCAAACACGACGAACTCCCTTCGTTCAGGGGAGGAGCAGTTGGCTTCGTCAGTTATGACTACATTTCTTACATAGAGAAAGTCAAAGTCAGAGCCTCTGTGTTTCCCACGTTTTATTTCGTGGTGCCTGAGCATCTCATAATATTCGATCACCTGAAGAACAACGTCTTCATCATCAGCGATAGTCCTGAGGAACTTGCATCGAAGGTCTTGAGCCCTTTTGAAGAGGAACCAGAGAAGAACGTTTTTGTGACAGAACCGGAATCGAACTTCGAAAGAGAGCAGTTCTACAAAGTGGTTGAAAAGGCCAAAAAGTACATTGTAGAAGGTGACATATTCCAGGTGGTTCTCTCTCAGGCTTTCACATTCAAAACGACGCTGGATCCGTTCTACATCTACAGGGCGCTCAGAATGATCAATCCTTCTCCCTACATGTTTTATCTGAAGTTCGGAGACACGGTCGTTTTGGGATCTTCTCCCGAAACCATGGCGAAGGTGGAAGGAGACAAGGCCACTGTGAAGCCAATTGCCGGCACCAGACCGCGGGGAAGAACTGTTGAAGAAGATCTGAAGCTGGAGAGAGAACTTTTGAACGACGAAAAAGAGATAGCAGAGCACGTTATGCTTGTGGATCTTGGAAGAAACGACCTTGGAAGAGTCTGTAAAGAAGGAACCGTGCGAGTGGAGAAGAAGATGGTTATCGAAAGGTACTCCCATGTTATGCACATAGTCTCGCAGGTGAGCGGTGAATTGAAGGACGATAAAGATGCTGTGGATGTGTTCGAAGCGACTTTCCCTGCGGGGACAGTCTCTGGCGCACCCAAAGTGAGGGCAATGGAGATCATAGAAGAACTCGAACCCACCCCACGAGGGCCATACGCTGGAGCCGTCGGGTATTTCTCTTTCCCCGATGATAAAGGAAAGATGAACATGGATTCTGCTATCACCATCAGGTCCTTTTTCTTCAAAGGTAAACAGGGATGGCTCCAGGCAGGAGCGGGTATCGTTTACGATTCCGTTCCGGAGCGTGAGTATCAGGAGACTCTGAACAAACTCAGGGCGTTGTTCAGAAGCCTGGAAGTTGCGCAGAAGATCCAGGGGGGATTGTTTTGA